The sequence atgggattggaactggatggtctttgaattgtcccttccaacacaagccgttctgtgattcctgTTGCTCTGAAAATTGAGGTGTCTCAGCAATGGCTCATCCCTGATCTTGACTTGGTGGTTTGGTCCTAGTGATAGTGTCCTTTTCTCCTCACCCCTCTTCCGTTGGCTTCTCTTGTACCATGAACACGGGCTGGCTAGTGAGGATTTTAAAGAAAGGGTCTGTTAGAGGACCCCTGCATGCAATCAGTGCACCTTCCCTTGGGCTCTCAGGAACAAAGTAACGTGGAGAAACCTTGTAACTTAACCGTGAAACCCGCTCCAActtgctgcttttgttgtttcGCAACGGGACAGGTTCACTATTAGAGCAGTGGTGAGTGGAAAGTGAATTTTTCCTATCTCAAAATATAAGGAAAGTGATGAGGACATCTTGGtacacaagtcttatgaggaaaaACTGAGAGACTGGAGTTGATctgtctgaagaagaggaggcttaggggagacctcatcgctCTTTACAATGATGTgaaaggaggttgcagtgagctggggattggcctcttctcccgtTCATAATGACAGGACAAAAGGGAGTCACCTCAAGTTGTGGCAGGGGAGTTTCAAAGGAGGAGCAGGGAAGCCCCCAGCACTGATGTCTGGGGGAGAACCATACTCAAAACAATTTTGTCTCagagcggtgctgcagtggcacaggctgcccagggaggtggtgcagtcaccgtccctggaggtgttccagaaccatgtggatgtggcactgagggacgtggtcagtgggcatggtggggttggGCTGGAGATTGGACCTgttgatcttagaggtcttttccaaccttaatggttctatgttTGTATGAtctttttaagttaaaaaaaaaacaacaaaaacaacaacacaaaaacaacaaacccaatAAATAACAAACCCAACCCTGCTGTTGGGAGAAAGACACAACAATCTCCATATTCTGGGCCTACAGGCCTTCCTGATTTGCCTTGTGCTGGTGAAGGGGGGATGCTCCTTTCACacagaaaagctgctgaaagaGGCCTGTATGGtccttcttctcctttcagACCAATTGGTATGGCGTGCTGCTCGCTGCAGTGGTGCAGCTCCCACTTATTTCCGGCCAATAGGGCGCTTTTTGGATGGTGGGCTGCTAGCAAACAACCCAACCCTTGATGCCATGGCGGAGATTCACGAGTACAACAAGACTCTGATCAACAAGGTGAGAGAAATCCTGGCACTGAAAGGTAGCTGGGCTTCATTGACTACACTGGGCCATCTCAAATTGGGATTGAACGGATTGGGAATGAACTTCTCTccagtggaaaaacaaattagTATTACAGCATCCTGGAAAATACTGTATGGGAAGGGGGATATGTGTAGAGAATGCTGGCTTATAGATGAAGTGCCTTTTCTGACAGGTTTGAGGTGGGGAGGCAGGAATCACAAGGGCAGACTTTGCATATACTTGCTGCTTTTAGCACAGACGATTCAGATGATGGTAGTGTGGCCCATGACACAGCTCTGCAAGGTCTTTTCCTGCCCTCTCAAAATGGAGAAGACAATGGCAGGGCACTCTGCTCAGTGAATGCTTTCTGTGGTGTGCCTAGTTGCTCAGAAAGATCAGTCACTAATGGCAGCCACCACTCCCTGTAGTAGAGAGGAGAGATTTGTTCCCGAAATGACTGAATGAGTTGGACTGTTTCACAGCCATCTGGTCGTCTCTGTGGGAATCCCATGGGCTTGAATGTATCCAGACCTGTAAGGCACAGAAGGATGTAACCATTACCTTTGAAGGCGTGTAGATTAAAGCTGTCTCATCAGCCCGTAATAAAGTGGGAGAACAGAGGCGAGAAAAGGCTACTGAGTCTTTTGCCTTGGTTTTCAGATCATCCACTAGACTTCTGTGAAATACATGTTCTGTTCTTGGACgtaaatgtgtgtttttttgtccACAGGGTCAGAGGCAGAAAGTAAGAAAATTGGGGTTGGTGGTCTCCCTGGGGACAGGGAAACCTCCACAGGTCCCAGTGTCCTCTGTGGATGTCTTCCGTCCTACCAACCCCTGGGAACTGGCAAAGACAGTCTTTGGGGCTAGGGAGCTCGGCAAGATGGTGGTGGACTGTGTGAGTactgggaggaaggaaagaaggagagcCCTGGAATTGCTCTCAGTGAGGGAATAAAGGTTTCCAATCttcagcttcttccttttgagAGAAAATTGAATTTCCTTGGAATAGCTCCAGAGTTCAAGAATTGCTTAAAAACTGTGGAAGCACAGCAGGTCTGAATTCCTCTCTGCCTGTTTGGGCAGGTAAAGGCAGGATGGTGGTCAGTGAGCCATAGGAACATTTGCAGGTGTCAGTTCATGAGACCTGGAGTCTTTCCAGAGAGCGTGAATTATCGTCTGAGCAATGTggaccaaaaaaataaaaataaaaagtcgTGCTTCAGCATGACAACAAGTAATTTTTCTTAAGAACAGCTTTGTGGTTCCCACTGGGACAATTAGCAAGTGGTAGAGGAGTGGGAGTGTTACTAATAAGAAATAGCAGCTCGTAGCTGTGGTTAGGAGTGTGTAATAGGCATGTAATTTTGCATACTCCATAAGGAAGCTCATTAGGTGTTGTGCATGAATGCACTCCAAATGAATGAAAGTCAGAAGGAGCAGAACTGAGGTTCTGACTGTAATCTTCACTCTGTTGCTTCATCTCTTTTTAACTTTCTAAAGCCTGAAAATACCTGGGGAGATTCCTGTGTCTCCCCCAGTCTTTCTTTGTCCCACGATAGCACAGAGGGCCTGCAATGGTCACGGGCTGGTACTGGGttgtggaaaagaaatgggTAAAGCTGAAGTCCCACAGGGGTGCACCCTGGGGATTTCTTTTGTGAATTTGTGCTGTAATGGAAGGAGGATCTGTATGGTAAAATTCCTCGTGTCCTTGTGTCCTAAGGATCAGGAATGCTGTAACAAAGCCACTTTACTAATCTTCACCATCCAGGATGCACTTgctcctgcttttccttttccctctgtgGCTCGTGTAGTTCAGCCTGGTGCCAGGGAGCCTCTCGGAGGCAGGGAGAGGGCAGCACTGCCGTCAGGCTCTAACTGTGGGCATGCTTCTCCCGCAGTGCACTGACGCAGATGGCCCAGCTGTGAATCGTGCCAGGGCCTGGTGTGAGATGACAGACATCCCATATTTCCGGTAAGAgcttcctttctgctctctgcacaAACCTATTTTTATTCTCCAGAACCTGGCTTTGGCATGTGTCATCCCAAATCACATCCCTTCCAAGGGTGTGCCAGCCCAGACCTGGCCTCCTGCCCCCAGTCCTACTGCTTCTGTGATACAATGGAGGATGCCATAGTACAGTGTATGAGCTGATACACTGAGCATGCCTTATCTGGGGTCCATTACTGGGATTTGGAGCGTGCTAAGAAGATCCTTTGTGGATGTGCATCCTGCCCTGTTCTACTCAGGGTGATATTGTCTTGGTGTGCACAGGCTCAGCCCTCAGCTACACACAGATGTGATGCTGGACGAGGTGAATGACAGCGTGTTGGTgaatgccctctgggacacccaGCTCTACATCTACCAGCAGCGGGAGCAGCTGGAGCGGCTGGTGCAGTATCTCTGCCGATGACTGACCTGGAAGTGTTCCTTCTGCATCCCAGAGGCAaggagcagcagatgctgcagcTTGGATTTGCCTTGAACCAAGATGTTGAGGTGGGGAGAAGGGACTGCTCCTGCTAATAATACTTACAAATTAGTGATATTTAATAGACAACAGTGCACGTACACATGTATTCCAGGACAGCTGTGAAAAACTGACAGTTACTGTCCCACTATAGGCTAATCTCCACTCCgctgtgctttgttttgctgccCTGCTATCTGAGCATACAGCCCTTCCCAGAAGCCAGATCCCCAGCTATCATGAGCCAGCTGCAGTCTGTGCAGTACTGACAAAGCACCTTACTCCTTCCCACCTCACACAATAGCCCAATACCTGACAGAGTTTCAAGGATTATTTTTCCTGCTTGGGACAAGGTGGTTCAAAACGTGTAGGATGGTGAAAGGGATTTGTCTTTGATCAATATACTTGGCTTAGAAGGGGACAGAAATTCTGCAGCCTTTTGCAGTAGATTGATACAACATATGACTGACATTGGAAGAGCCAGTTGGCTCCTGTAATGCCCTTCCCTTTTGCCCTCGGAGACAGCTGGCAGCTTGGGTTCTGACTGCACCTAGGATGGGAGCAGCCCCCCAGAACTGTTTTATGCCCCCTGTCTTGCTGTGATACTCTGCTCAAGGGCTGAGATGTGAAAACCTTGTGTCTTGTCCACGGCGAGCTCAAGATGAGAGCTAATGGCCTTGTCTTGGTAGAGAGATTGATTCTCTTTTTTGTTAGCGTGTAGTTTAAATGTGCAATTGAACCTGACATCAGGTTGCACCAAAGATGCTGACAATTTGgatttattttaccttttttacTGCTGTAAATCTGGTGTGACTTCTATATTAAATGTTTCTGCAGCAAATTTTGCATATTTATAAATGATGTGTATCCACTGGAAGGAATTTTTTGGAGTAacctgaaaaactgaaaacttaAATCATTTGCTTTTGAGTGAATGGACTACTACTGTGAACAAAACCTAACTtgacttgaaataaaaagagcCTTGAATTTGGTTCCATTGTAACACAGTCTGCGGTTGTCTTGTTTGCATCCTGCAGAACACCGGATGTGTTCTGATCTTGCAGTCTGAATTTCTTACAAGTAGAAAATGACAAATTGAGCTCCTTGAGGCACAGAGCTATACCCTTTGTATGGGCTGGTAAGTGAATGATCTGTGTCCAaagccagccctgggagcatgCATGTGATGCGAGTGTGCTGGCTGTCCTACAGAACACATTACAGAACGCAGCATTACTCATGGGCTTATCAGTTCCAGCCAGTGCAGAGGCTTTGGAGCAGCTACCACATCTTAGGATGGAGAGAACATAATCTCTCCTACCTTTTTTTATAAGCCAACTCCATCTGCAAGGGCTCCCAGTAGTGATGCTGTGCTTGGGGTCCATGCAGGCAGGGAGAACGGGGATGTTCATCACAAGCTTGTGCTGGCGCTGGAGAGTCTCAGTGAGACTGGGAGTGGGAGGAAGGCTCAGGAGTGGGGGAATTAGGGGGAGGGAAAAGCTAAAAAACCTATTTGGAGGTGNNNNNNNNNNNNNNNNNNNNNNNNNNNNNNNNNNNNNNNNNNNNNNNNNNNNNNNNNNNNNNNNNNNNNNNNNNNNNNNNNNNNNNNNNNNNNNNNNNNNactttttttctccctgctatTTGCTGCCTGTGATCACAAGCCTATAGGGGTCTCCTGATCAATGGGACCTGAGGATGTTCCAGCAGTGTGGGAAGGCCGAGCGAGCCACCTGCGGGCGGTGAGAGGGACAGAGCAAGATGTGACTGGCAGGTGGCTGGCTCTGCAGGTGCCAGGGAAGGGGGAGCTGGGCACCGAGCTGGCAATCAATAATTCAAGGAGGTGGTCACATGCCCTTGCTGGCTGTTGCAGGATTCCTCTCTCACCAGAGTCTGGTTACATCCAGggatcaagttccaacctcTTGGCTGGTGAATTATTAAactccagcagtgctctgttCCCTTTGTACCACGGCTGTGTCTTCCTGCTGTCATTCCTTGCCAGCGACAGGCTCTGTGGAAGGGCTCCTCCGGACCAGCACAGCACCTCACGCTCTCCGTTGCCCCTTGCTTGTCGACAGGAGAGGGAAAAGCCTGGGGAGATGGACCTGTCCTACAGATCCACCATCTCCATCTATAAGGTGAGTACCGACACGGAATGCTGCTCCTGTCTGCCTGGGGGAGATGtgcagctgggaggagaggagctGATTTCTGCTGGAAACTTCTGGGGGGACAGCTGAGGGCTGGATCTGTCcccaggctgagctgcagcagctcctgtgggCTCTGGGCTGGGTTTGGGAGTGGTGATTGCCAGGAGGGGAGAGTGGCATAGGTCTTACGGCAGACCTAGGGGGAAGTTGGGCAGTCAGTGTGGTTTGGATCTGGAGATCCTTTATGGAAGGATCACGCTCCTCAGCTGCTGGTAGTAATCAGTTCAGTTGGCTGTTTCTGTCTTGATGGGAAGAGCAGTCTGATCTCACTAATGCTTCCCTGTGCACGTTGGTGCTGCAGCGAGGGCTGGGAAAAGTGAAATTCCTTCTTccagcctctgctctgctgctatACTGTAAGCAATAAAACACTCTGATAAATAGGTTTATCAGCAAATAAAAGCGATGGGTTGATTTGAAGCAGTCCATCCCTTCTCTTATCAAGCTGCTGAGGTTGACTGTGCATCAGATCCTGgacaggaaaaataatgtttgtaCCTGAGTGATAAATGGTGGCCTTCACCTGTGCAGGCAGGGAGATCCCCATGTAGTTATTGCCCTGTCTACAGTGGCTAAGGAGCATGGGGCCCACGGAGAAAGCCATCTTTAGATGACAGTGTGGCTCTCCAGTAGCCACCTTGCCCTCTGGCATTGACCTGGTACATGGAGAAGACCAGCATTAACATGCTTCTGCCTGTCCACAGAGCATCCTGGAGCAGTTTAACCCTGCACTGGAGAACCTGGTGTACCTGGGGAACAACTACTTGCGTGCCTTCCATGGTGAGTGGGTTCTCTCCTGAGTGTCTTCTGTGCGCTGGGATGCTGCTGGTTTCACCTCATGATACGTCCTGAGCTTTTCTCCTGCTCAGTGATCCAATGCTTTGCTAGATACAGATGGGGAGAGACCTATAAAGGAGGTATAGAGTGAATCTCCTGCACACTGCTTGCTGGGGCTGATGGGAAGGCAGGTCAGATCCTtacttctcctctcctctccacacAGCATTATCCAAAGCAGCTGAAGTCTACTTTAAGGCAATCGAAAAGATTGGGGAGcaagcactgcagagctccACCTCTCATGTGCTGGGTAAGGCTCTTGCACACGCCACTGCTGTCCAGGAAGGAGCTTTCCCCATTAGTTGGTCCCTTTCCAGCTATTGAGGGAAGACAGATCCTCCAAATGAAGGCTCTCAGTCTCTGGAGATGCAGAGAGCCATACACTGTTGGACTTTCACACCCGCATATCAGCTGTGGtggcacactgctgctcagcctCCCTGGTCTCACCAGGAAACAACCATGGTGTTTTTCCAccctctcccttctcttttctctgaaggTGAAATCCTGATGCAGATGTCTGACACACAGAGGCTCCTGAGTTCTGATCTAGAAGTTGTGGTGAGTGGTTTTCCTTGGGGCTGGTGTGCAAGTGGGGACAAATCGGGACTTCACATCCTGCATCTTGCTGGCATTTCCTTCTCAGTGCCCACAGGCAGGTGCTGCCTCCCTGCCATCCCTGCTGCACGTGACAGAGGCGTGTTGCAgagctgccacagctgctgctgtgccatttTTGGTGCTGTCTGGGGACTGTCACCACCCTCAGGGAATGCCAACCTTTCAGGCTTCATGCTGAAGACCAGAGGCGGGTACCAAATGTGCACAcccaggctgcagggctgctccacaGCAGTCCCAGAGTGCccatttttggcttctcttTCGGGGCCAGCTGGAAAGGCGGCCTCTGGTTCTGTGGGTTCTGTGAGCCAACCTTTCCATGGCTCTCACAGTTCTGCGAGCCAACCTTCCATAGTTCACACAGCATGGGTTTGGGGGTGATGTctccttcatagaatcatacaatcacagaatcattaggaTTGGATAAGTCCTCCaagatcacctggtccaactgCCACTCCcacccactgaccatgtcctcagtgccacatccacacggttctggaacatctccagggacggtgactccaccacctccctgggcagcctgtgccactgcagctctttcagagaataaaattttcccaatatccaaccttTCTCTCTTCCAGGCTCAGACGTTCCATGTGGATCTACTGCAGCACATGGAGAAGAACTCCAAAATGGATGTGCAGTTCATCAGTGTGAGTGCTGAATTCCCTTCCACTCCTTGGCCTTGCTTGTTTCTCTGCCACCTAAGACATCATGCAGGAGGTGGGCGAGAAGCTTACTTTCTCCTCTCATGGGCTGTGGTGtccctggttcctcactgaACCTGCTTTCTTCCTGACAGGAGAGCCAGAAGCAGTACGAGTTGGAGTACCGGCGCAAAGCCAACAACCTGGAGAAGtgcacagcagagctctggaGGATGGAGAGGGCCCGTGATAAAAATGTCCGGGAGATGAAGGTGAGCAGGGGttgcaggaagcagagctgggtAAGAGCAGCTTTGCCCTTCCTGTGAAACCAAGAGATTATCCCTGACAGTCAAAAGGCAGCAGGCTTatctggaaaagaggaaactCCTCTTCTACAACGTCCTGCTGGCCTGTGGCACTCAGTCATACAGAACCTGCCAAGCTTTTGCCTCATTTAGCAAGCCTCAGTGTGCAAGGACATGGTCCCTGTGTTCTAGCTTCTCTCTGCTGGGAAGCTGGTAGCCATAACCACCCATTTCAATGTTTCCTCTTCTGAATGCTGTATTTCCACTGacctcttcctcctttcccccaTAACCCAGGAGAATGTGATGCGGCTGCGCTCAGAGATGCAGGCATTCCTCTCCAACAGCCAGCGggaggctgagctggaggaGAAACGCCGCTACCGCTTCCTGGCTGACAAGCACCAGATGCTCTACAACACTCTCCTCCAGTTCTACAGCAGGGTACGGCcctgaggagcagagctgggtggCTGGAGGGGAACGTGCAGGCAGGAGAGAACCAGGGCTTGGTGATCCCTTGGGTCAAGGCAGTGTTTTGTGCATGGATCAGGTGGGGATCTGGGGTCCAGACCAACAGTCCTCGGCTGGAGGAGTATGGCTGGTGAGGAATTGAATGCCATGTCCATTGCTGcctattttctctcttttcccaggCCCGAGGCATGATCCAGACTAAGGCACCACAGTGGAAGGAGCAGCTGGAGGCCAGCCGCAACCCCTCCAACAGCCATGTGCAGGGCCTGCTCACCAGCTCCCATGGCCAGGGCTATCCGTCAGGCCGGCTCACGCCTACCCACCTGGAGACGGTGAGGAGCACGTGGACAGCCTTCACCGTGGTGGTGGCAAGGCTGCTCTGCCCTTCTGAGCTTGCAGGGCAAGGCCAGGCTGTGGCAGCCTCTCTTGCCTCTCCATTCTCTGGCCAAGATGAAGGAAAGCATACGTATAGGTTGTGAGGAAGAATATGTTGATTTTTGGGGTGTCTCTTGTTTGACATTCCCTCAGTGGCTGTGCACTCAGattcttttccttccagcagAGACCCCTTGGAGACTTTGCTTCTTCTATGGCCGGGAGTAGGTCCAGCATCTTCTCTCAGGAACCACCAGAAATGAGACTGTCTCCTCAACCAGAGGTCCCCAGGCGACCGCTGCAGAGGACACCATCAGCCAGTATGTCTCACATCCAGGAGCTGGGAGATGGTGCTTGGGCTTGGGAACAGagttggatgcagggagggaCCACGTCTATTAAACAGTGGGTTCTCAGCCACATCCCCGGGCATAGTGGGAAGTCAGTACATGGAGAGCTGGGGAGGACAGTGCTGCATGAAAGGGGAGGAGCTCAGCCTTCAGAGCGGAATCCATCTAGGACTCAACTGCCTCTCATTCATCAAAAATTTCAGCTTAAACTCTTTCCaagtaataaaattaaaaaaaaaaaaaaaagagagacgagagaaacaaaaatgtccCATATTCTACAGCAGGGTCAGGAAGAGGGTCAGCAGCCTTTTGCACCAGGCAGTGCCTGTGGCCTAGATATCTGGCCAACGACCACATAGCACAGGTGTTCTTGAGGCAGCATGGGTTCTTGCAGGAGGATGCTGAGTTCTATTCCAGACCCCTCTAATGCCTCTCTGCAGGTTTGGTCCCTGCTGGCCGTGTCTCCCGCTCTGGTTCCTTTGGtgaggccagcagcagcagtgaaggcAGGCGGAGGGGCGGCACAGTGAGAGTGCAGGCTATCGCACCCCACACAACTGGGGCCAACCGGACCCTGCTGCGCTTCGATCCTGGGGATGTCATCACAGTGCTGATGCCAGAGGCGCAGAACGGCTGGCTGTACGGCAAGCTGGAGGGCTCATCCGCGTACGTGAGACCTTGGTGCAGTAAATGGGCTTTGcctttttgtctttcctgtgACAAAAGCCAGGGCCCTGGTGATACCTCCCGACTTGCATGGCTGAGTGGCTCCTGCCATGGGAGCCAGCTGTGAACTGCTGGAGTTACCTGAGAGGCCTGGCATTtctcagctccagcacagaCAGGGCATGGAAACTGCTGCACCCAGCGCTTACTGAATTACTCCCTGTGGCATTACCAGATGACACTTATTGGTGGAGCCAATGCCCCATGCTCTGGGTCACTCAGGTGCAAGATGAGCAAGAGTAGTGCCTTTCTTCTGATAGAGTTCTGGGGTGCAGCTGCTTAGCCCTGGGGAACAGAGCATAGCTTCTGAGACAAGGGAGTCCTGCGCAAAGCAAAAGGTGAAAATACCATTGCTCCGTGGCTTCCCAAGGACTGTTTTGCCCCACCTAGGGGTGAAAGATGTGCTGTACACTATCACACATGATAGCTGTGCAGCAGTGGAGGCTCAGCTGATGTGTGGAATGGATGTAGACAGACCCACAAACTGGTTTGTCTGGAACtcattcctctctctttctgtgtttcagatgtGGTTGGTTCCCTGAAGCTTATGTCAAGCCTCTGGAGGATGCAAGGGATATGGAAGAGCCACCTGTCAGGTAAGAGGAGGGCAGTTGGCCAGCAAGAAAACACAGTGTCTGCCACCTCGTAAGTCTTTCACACTAGCGGGATGCCTGTTTCAGTTGCAGGCTGCATATTTTCTCCAAAGATGTCTCTGTGGCTAGCACCTGTGCTGCTCTCCATTCCTTGCTCTTTGACTCTCCTCTCACTGTTATCTCGCTCAGGTCTTTCCCACTCCGGAGCAGTCACAGTATGGATGACATCTTGGATCATCCCAGCGTTTCTTCCTCTAGCTGGTCTGCTGCTGCCCAAGCTGCTGTGCCAAACCCACCTCCTGCACCGGTGGGTGCCAGCAGTCACCAGAGTGGGCCGGTGACATCAGGTGGTTCGAAGGTGAGTGCAGGAGGGCTGACTGATGTAAGTGGAGGGAGGTACATCCTTCCAATGGTACTGGTTTCCatccttttctgcagtgagaaggaaaaatgcttaTGAGATGTTGACATGTGCCCTCTTCCCTTCCTGAGATTAGATGGCTTGTTAGCACTGGCCTTTGTCATCCAGTCTGTTTTCATGCAGCCATGTCCTGGTGTCCCCACAGTCAATTTTGTCTGTGCAGATCCTCAGTGCCTGGATTTCCTCTTCTAGGGACTGTCTTTGTGCTCCTGcccttctcatttttctctgttttttgctCACCAGGGCCCCTTCAGTTCAGTCCTTTTCTCCATGACTTCCCAGCCTGATTTCTGGTGGCTCCGGGGCAGCACCTCTTTCTGCTAATAGTAGGACCATGGAGTGATcaggctgggctgggggtgGCTGACCAGCTGACAGAGATGCCATCCTTCTTCTCCCTTCAGTGAATGGAGAACAGTTTCATTGGTTCTTTTCCAAAATTGAGCAAGGCTTGGATTAAAATCATAGCTGGAATAGGCAGGGTAAAGGCTGAGAGCGCAGCCATTTTGGAGAGTCTTAGAACAAGAAATTTCCAACCCATAGTTCACAGATGGCATGTTGGGAATTAAACTCTCCATGCAACATTGCTTCCAGTTGTGAGGAATTCACTGGTGAAAACAGTCAAAGTTAAAGTGGAGGACAGTTGAAAATGAGGAACTCTGGTTTGAGAGGGAAGAATGGTGCTGCCTGCAAGGTGCTTCTTGCTCAATTGCACAAGGCTAGGAAACCTAATTTCTAGTCACTGGTTCTACGCCAGTGTGAAGTTGTAGGAAACTGGATGGCTCAAAAGACTGGAACACATTTAATTagccttttattttccctttcatgACCTGTTCTATGGTTTCAGGAAGCCTCAGGCTGCACAACACAGAGGGGAACGGGCTCTAAATTCTATGGCCTCTGGGTTACTGATTTCCATCCATCCCCAAGGCTAGAGTATAGGGATAGACCTGAGATTGAACAGTGAGTGTGTGGAGCATTAAATTTTGGTGGCGAAACAACTGAACCTCATTAGAAGGTTGGAAAGATTCAGCCTTGCTCTAAACTTCTGCCCCAAATATCCTCCAGTTGAGCCAGCAGCAAATAAATGCTTGTTGCTATTCCCAGTTGGAATACAGAGCTTTCTTGTCTGCCACCAGCTACAGAAAGTGGTGTGCAGGCCATCACAGTTGTCACTGATCCTTCATCATCTACTGGCCAAGGATAAGGGTCACAGGACCTAGCTCTGTCTTTCTCCCTCAGGTTGGTTCACATTTGAACAATACATATGTAGGGCAGGGTACCAG is a genomic window of Meleagris gallopavo isolate NT-WF06-2002-E0010 breed Aviagen turkey brand Nicholas breeding stock chromosome 1, Turkey_5.1, whole genome shotgun sequence containing:
- the BAIAP2L2 gene encoding brain-specific angiogenesis inhibitor 1-associated protein 2-like protein 2 isoform X2, which produces MGPEDVPAVWEGRASHLRAVRGTEQDVTGRWLALQVPGKGELGTELAINNSRRWSHALAGCCRIPLSPESGYIQGSSSNLLAGELLNSSSALFPLYHGCVFLLSFLASDRLCGRAPPDQHSTSRSPLPLACRQEREKPGEMDLSYRSTISIYKSILEQFNPALENLVYLGNNYLRAFHALSKAAEVYFKAIEKIGEQALQSSTSHVLGEILMQMSDTQRLLSSDLEVVAQTFHVDLLQHMEKNSKMDVQFISESQKQYELEYRRKANNLEKCTAELWRMERARDKNVREMKENVMRLRSEMQAFLSNSQREAELEEKRRYRFLADKHQMLYNTLLQFYSRARGMIQTKAPQWKEQLEASRNPSNSHVQGLLTSSHGQGYPSGRLTPTHLETRPLGDFASSMAGSRSSIFSQEPPEMRLSPQPEVPRRPLQRTPSASLVPAGRVSRSGSFGEASSSSEGRRRGGTVRVQAIAPHTTGANRTLLRFDPGDVITVLMPEAQNGWLYGKLEGSSACGWFPEAYVKPLEDARDMEEPPVRSFPLRSSHSMDDILDHPSVSSSSWSAAAQAAVPNPPPAPVGASSHQSGPVTSGGSKKPGVFDQPPELFPRGTNPFATVKLRPTVTNDRSAPIIR
- the BAIAP2L2 gene encoding brain-specific angiogenesis inhibitor 1-associated protein 2-like protein 2 isoform X1; its protein translation is MGPEDVPAVWEGRASHLRAVRGTEQDVTGRWLALQVPGKGELGTELAINNSRRWSHALAGCCRIPLSPESGYIQGSSSNLLAGELLNSSSALFPLYHGCVFLLSFLASDRLCGRAPPDQHSTSRSPLPLACRQEREKPGEMDLSYRSTISIYKSILEQFNPALENLVYLGNNYLRAFHALSKAAEVYFKAIEKIGEQALQSSTSHVLGEILMQMSDTQRLLSSDLEVVAQTFHVDLLQHMEKNSKMDVQFISESQKQYELEYRRKANNLEKCTAELWRMERARDKNVREMKENVMRLRSEMQAFLSNSQREAELEEKRRYRFLADKHQMLYNTLLQFYSRARGMIQTKAPQWKEQLEASRNPSNSHVQGLLTSSHGQGYPSGRLTPTHLETQRPLGDFASSMAGSRSSIFSQEPPEMRLSPQPEVPRRPLQRTPSASLVPAGRVSRSGSFGEASSSSEGRRRGGTVRVQAIAPHTTGANRTLLRFDPGDVITVLMPEAQNGWLYGKLEGSSACGWFPEAYVKPLEDARDMEEPPVRSFPLRSSHSMDDILDHPSVSSSSWSAAAQAAVPNPPPAPVGASSHQSGPVTSGGSKKPGVFDQPPELFPRGTNPFATVKLRPTVTNDRSAPIIR